The Proteus vulgaris genome has a segment encoding these proteins:
- the intB_6 gene encoding prophage integrase, whose amino-acid sequence MEYKEWLTEHGLRHAMSTILHEKGYNSAWIETQLAHIDKNAIRGTYNHAQYMDGRREMMQWYADYMDELEV is encoded by the coding sequence TTGGAGTATAAAGAATGGCTAACAGAACATGGCCTCCGCCACGCAATGAGCACGATTTTGCATGAGAAGGGATATAACTCTGCATGGATTGAAACCCAGCTCGCACATATCGATAAGAACGCGATCCGTGGAACTTATAACCATGCTCAGTATATGGATGGACGCAGAGAAATGATGCAGTGGTATGCGGACTATATGGATGAGTTGGAGGTGTAG
- a CDS encoding thioredoxin: protein MINYITEDFDNIRYQVATDKKLVISFCASWCNNCEAWKDTFSLLSENFTDNCFVWVDIDEHPELVSEIDLDIIPVLLIQNKDDIHFLGPIRPGLNTIIDILNSNKVMNIEFDPGIRDFFIYNNID from the coding sequence ATGATTAACTACATTACTGAAGATTTCGACAATATTCGTTATCAAGTAGCAACAGATAAAAAATTAGTAATTAGTTTCTGTGCCTCTTGGTGCAATAACTGTGAAGCATGGAAAGACACATTTTCTCTTTTATCAGAAAATTTTACTGATAATTGTTTCGTTTGGGTTGATATAGATGAACATCCCGAATTAGTAAGTGAAATAGATCTTGATATTATTCCTGTTTTATTAATACAAAACAAAGATGACATACATTTCCTAGGTCCGATTAGACCTGGTTTAAATACTATCATTGATATTTTAAACTCAAATAAAGTAATGAATATAGAGTTCGATCCAGGAATAAGGGATTTTTTTATTTATAACAACATAGACTAA
- the lptG gene encoding permease, with product MFGVLDRYIGRTILQSILMTLFLLVSLSGIIKFVDQLRKVGQGDFTTLDAGIYAILNILKDVQIFFPMAALLGALLGLGALATRSELVVMQASGFTRLQIAGSVMKTAIPLVLLTVLIGEWGAPQGEQYARNYRAEKIMGNSLVSTNRGMWAKDGNQFIHINRIKSQNEMQGITLYDFNNDRKLETVRYASSATYDVDKKTWMLKQVEQSDLTDPQKITGKKQVSLEWPTRLTPEKLSVVALDPDALSISGLYQYVKYLKQSGQESANYELNFWKKIFAPISVAVMMLMALSFIFGPLRTVPMGLRVLTGISFGFLFYIVNEVSGRLSLVYGIPAVIAALVPGILFLTLSLWLLMKRNR from the coding sequence ATGTTTGGTGTATTAGATAGATATATCGGGCGTACTATTTTACAGTCGATTTTGATGACACTATTTTTGCTTGTTTCATTATCGGGCATTATCAAGTTTGTCGATCAACTCCGTAAAGTAGGGCAAGGAGATTTCACCACACTTGATGCGGGTATTTATGCTATTTTAAATATCCTTAAAGACGTGCAGATCTTCTTCCCCATGGCCGCGTTACTCGGAGCATTATTAGGGTTAGGCGCATTAGCAACACGCAGTGAGCTGGTGGTGATGCAAGCATCAGGTTTTACCCGTTTGCAAATCGCAGGCTCCGTAATGAAAACAGCGATTCCATTAGTGTTGCTAACGGTTCTGATTGGCGAGTGGGGGGCACCACAAGGTGAACAATACGCACGTAACTATCGTGCAGAAAAAATTATGGGGAATTCTTTAGTTTCGACTAACCGCGGTATGTGGGCTAAAGATGGCAACCAATTTATTCATATCAACAGAATAAAGAGCCAAAATGAGATGCAAGGCATCACTCTCTATGATTTTAATAATGATAGAAAACTAGAAACAGTACGTTATGCATCAAGTGCAACCTATGATGTGGATAAAAAAACGTGGATGTTAAAACAGGTTGAGCAGTCAGATTTAACTGATCCACAAAAAATCACCGGTAAAAAACAGGTATCACTTGAATGGCCAACACGATTAACGCCAGAAAAATTAAGCGTTGTGGCGTTAGATCCTGATGCATTATCGATCAGTGGGCTTTATCAATACGTTAAATATCTAAAACAGAGTGGACAAGAATCAGCAAACTATGAGCTCAACTTCTGGAAAAAAATCTTTGCACCTATCTCTGTTGCAGTCATGATGTTGATGGCATTGTCATTTATCTTTGGCCCACTACGTACTGTGCCAATGGGATTAAGAGTCTTAACCGGGATTTCTTTTGGTTTCTTATTCTATATCGTCAATGAGGTGTCAGGGCGATTAAGCCTGGTTTATGGTATACCGGCAGTGATTGCAGCATTGGTGCCGGGGATCCTCTTCTTAACGTTGAGTTTATGGTTATTGATGAAGCGTAATCGCTAA
- the yjhP_2 gene encoding Uncharacterised protein, with the protein MDIPRIFTISESEHRIHNPFTPEKYDTLGRVLRMKPDSHILDLGSGSGEMLCTWARDYGITGTGIDMMPAFYYTSKATRQRTWR; encoded by the coding sequence ATGGATATCCCACGTATTTTTACTATTAGCGAAAGTGAACATCGTATTCATAACCCATTCACACCTGAAAAATACGACACACTAGGTCGCGTGTTACGCATGAAGCCAGACTCACATATTCTTGATCTTGGCAGTGGCTCTGGAGAAATGCTCTGTACCTGGGCGCGTGATTACGGCATTACGGGTACTGGCATCGATATGATGCCCGCTTTTTACTACACAAGCAAAGCTACGCGCCAAAGAACTTGGCGTTAA
- the lptF gene encoding permease produces the protein MIIIRYLARETLKSQIAILFILMLIFFSQKLVEILGAAVEGNIPTNLVISLLWLGIPEMAQLILPLSLFLGLLMTYSKLYVESEITVMNACGIGKKALVQAALLLSLLTSALAAGNVIWLIPWSSAHQEQVLEDAKANPSLAALMEGQFKMSNDRNMVLYLGSVKGNQFQDVFLAQLRPTQDQRPSVVVADKGYTKELPNGNQIVVLSEGTRYEGTAVLRDFRITDFNDYQAVIGHRESTISSNRVEQKTMTELWHSNETESIAEFHWRLTLIFSVVIMAVMVVPLSEVNPRQGRVLSMLPAMLLYLVFFLLQSSLHSNGEKGKVDPLIAMWSVNGVYLGLAILLNIWDTLPMRKFRARFKKGVA, from the coding sequence GTGATTATAATTCGATATTTAGCTCGGGAAACCCTTAAAAGTCAGATAGCCATCTTATTTATTCTGATGCTTATCTTCTTTAGCCAGAAACTGGTTGAGATTTTAGGGGCTGCTGTAGAAGGTAACATTCCTACAAACCTTGTGATTTCTCTGCTGTGGCTGGGAATTCCCGAGATGGCACAGCTTATTCTTCCACTAAGCCTTTTTCTTGGGCTTCTGATGACTTACAGCAAACTTTATGTTGAAAGTGAGATAACCGTCATGAATGCGTGCGGGATAGGTAAAAAAGCCTTAGTGCAAGCCGCACTGTTGCTTTCATTACTGACTAGCGCATTAGCAGCAGGAAATGTGATTTGGCTTATTCCATGGTCATCAGCACATCAAGAGCAAGTGCTTGAAGATGCCAAGGCGAACCCAAGTTTAGCAGCCTTGATGGAAGGACAATTTAAAATGTCCAATGATCGTAATATGGTGCTTTATCTTGGTAGCGTGAAAGGTAACCAATTCCAAGATGTGTTCCTCGCACAGTTACGCCCAACACAAGATCAGCGCCCGTCTGTTGTGGTGGCAGATAAAGGCTATACCAAGGAATTGCCTAACGGAAATCAGATTGTTGTACTCAGTGAGGGAACTCGCTATGAAGGTACGGCTGTATTACGTGATTTTCGTATCACTGATTTTAATGACTACCAAGCTGTTATCGGACATCGTGAATCGACTATTAGTAGCAATCGTGTAGAGCAAAAAACGATGACTGAACTTTGGCATTCTAATGAAACAGAGTCTATTGCTGAATTCCATTGGCGATTAACTCTAATTTTCTCTGTTGTCATTATGGCTGTGATGGTGGTGCCTTTAAGCGAGGTAAATCCACGCCAAGGTCGTGTATTAAGCATGTTACCTGCAATGTTGCTTTATTTGGTCTTTTTCTTATTACAAAGTTCGTTGCATTCTAATGGCGAAAAAGGAAAAGTGGATCCCCTCATTGCGATGTGGAGCGTTAATGGTGTTTATCTTGGCTTAGCTATCTTATTAAATATTTGGGATACCTTGCCTATGCGTAAATTCCGAGCTCGCTTTAAGAAAGGAGTTGCCTGA
- a CDS encoding Integrase core domain → MLNQNFNPHAPNEVWAGDVTYSKTGEGWMYLAIVMDLYSRSVFGKIKGCKKEYDQIEKHCEPEKNNSDAKKELKKESRLHNALTKLKKPQKKYGNKKWHWTDDHCIGLDYNITSGSQGQNFINEYSDVINSLKEELNYIYLLKNKLTNIAENAAKEALSKVAIKAVAKQTMGSVVPGWGNGAMALWTLGDVVYSGFEVTSIKSAAEDGLAQVKILSEKSNDIKSLIEDIRDYEKLTPEEQKQKGQKIAAMTQDLLATLNACVRARKCNLVPFSSKNRYTKVESAKGSGGGCCKGQVGHHLIYQNMLANAGCTKKYNPNTSPTVCVEGTSWHTGSHERIHKAMDNEIAELANNNDSNTVTIQQIIEAATKSHKKAFPLSHCSNDCIKKQLTEHYLEICAQAKVPLNNVNGKIIKPSIEQIR, encoded by the coding sequence TTGCTAAATCAAAATTTTAATCCTCATGCGCCTAACGAAGTTTGGGCGGGTGATGTGACTTATTCAAAAACAGGGGAAGGCTGGATGTATTTAGCCATCGTGATGGACTTATATTCTCGCAGTGTTTTTGGGAAAATTAAAGGCTGTAAAAAAGAATATGACCAAATAGAAAAACATTGTGAACCCGAAAAAAATAATTCAGATGCTAAAAAAGAACTTAAAAAAGAAAGTAGGCTTCACAATGCATTAACCAAACTCAAAAAACCACAAAAAAAATATGGAAATAAAAAATGGCATTGGACAGATGACCATTGCATAGGATTAGATTATAACATTACATCAGGCTCTCAAGGGCAAAATTTTATTAATGAATATTCCGATGTCATCAACTCACTAAAAGAAGAGTTGAATTATATATATTTATTAAAAAATAAACTTACTAATATAGCTGAAAATGCAGCAAAAGAAGCATTAAGTAAAGTAGCTATCAAAGCGGTAGCAAAACAAACTATGGGTAGCGTTGTTCCTGGTTGGGGAAATGGGGCAATGGCTTTGTGGACATTAGGTGATGTTGTTTACTCTGGTTTTGAGGTTACTTCAATAAAATCTGCAGCAGAAGATGGATTAGCACAGGTAAAAATTCTATCTGAAAAATCAAATGACATAAAATCATTAATTGAAGATATTCGTGATTATGAAAAACTCACTCCGGAAGAACAAAAACAGAAAGGACAAAAAATAGCAGCAATGACACAAGATTTATTAGCAACATTAAATGCTTGTGTTCGTGCAAGAAAATGTAATTTAGTCCCTTTTTCCAGTAAAAATCGGTATACAAAAGTTGAATCAGCCAAAGGCTCTGGAGGTGGATGTTGCAAAGGCCAAGTAGGACATCATTTAATTTATCAAAATATGTTAGCAAATGCTGGGTGTACAAAGAAATATAATCCTAATACCTCCCCTACTGTTTGCGTAGAAGGAACTTCTTGGCATACAGGAAGTCATGAACGTATACATAAAGCTATGGATAATGAAATAGCTGAATTAGCTAATAATAATGACAGCAATACTGTAACTATCCAACAAATTATAGAGGCGGCAACAAAGTCTCATAAAAAAGCATTTCCACTATCTCATTGTTCTAACGATTGTATAAAAAAACAGTTAACAGAACATTATTTAGAAATATGTGCACAAGCAAAAGTCCCTCTTAATAATGTCAATGGGAAAATAATTAAACCAAGTATAGAACAAATAAGGTAA
- the pepA_2 gene encoding leucyl aminopeptidase — protein sequence MEFNVKSGSPEKQRSACIIVGVFEPRRLSPIAEQLDKISDGYISALLRRGELEGKVGQSLLLHHVPNVLSERVLLIGCGKERELDERQYKQIIQKTINTLNETGSMEAVCFLTELHVKGRNNYWKVRQAVETAKDCLYTFDQLKSNKTELRRHYVKWSLMYLLVVNYLVVNVPLLTV from the coding sequence ATGGAGTTTAATGTAAAAAGCGGCAGCCCAGAGAAACAACGCAGCGCTTGTATTATCGTGGGGGTGTTTGAGCCTCGTCGTTTATCTCCGATCGCGGAGCAACTTGATAAAATCAGTGATGGCTATATCAGCGCCTTGTTACGTCGAGGTGAACTGGAAGGCAAAGTTGGGCAATCACTGCTGTTACATCATGTACCTAATGTTCTCTCTGAGCGCGTTTTACTGATCGGTTGCGGTAAAGAGCGTGAGTTGGATGAACGTCAATATAAACAAATCATTCAAAAAACCATTAACACGCTCAATGAAACTGGCTCAATGGAAGCGGTTTGCTTTCTCACTGAGTTGCATGTTAAAGGTCGTAATAACTACTGGAAAGTACGTCAAGCGGTTGAGACTGCAAAAGACTGCCTCTATACCTTTGATCAACTAAAGAGCAATAAGACAGAACTACGTCGCCATTACGTAAAATGGTCTTTAATGTACCTACTCGTCGTGAACTACCTAGTGGTGAACGTGCCATTGCTCACGGTTTAG
- the papH gene encoding fimbrial subunit codes for MMKFNKNKYLTILNMMGVLFFVSSVSFAFDGIKPKVFKGNASLVGSIIASPCSIEMEDRYQYIQFGDISLSSIDNKIKRENLRKKFYIRLSSCVSQYSDIDKKVLNIQFNGLEANNDALFSMSGSSNGLGFYILDEDENVISPNKPYYIDHLIYHAKDAKREPILNYQIELAFTNKIVEVGKHSAFVYFSIDYK; via the coding sequence ATGATGAAATTTAATAAAAATAAGTATCTGACTATTTTAAATATGATGGGAGTACTATTTTTTGTATCATCAGTCTCTTTTGCTTTTGATGGCATAAAACCAAAAGTCTTCAAAGGTAATGCATCATTAGTTGGGTCAATTATAGCATCCCCTTGCTCTATTGAAATGGAAGATCGTTACCAATATATCCAATTTGGAGATATATCATTATCTTCCATTGATAATAAGATAAAGAGAGAAAATTTAAGAAAGAAGTTTTATATAAGATTATCGAGTTGTGTTAGCCAATATAGTGATATAGATAAGAAAGTATTAAATATTCAATTTAATGGATTAGAAGCAAATAATGATGCTCTATTTTCGATGTCTGGAAGTTCTAACGGATTAGGATTTTATATTTTAGATGAAGATGAAAATGTTATTTCTCCTAATAAGCCTTATTATATCGATCATCTTATATATCATGCTAAAGATGCAAAAAGAGAACCTATATTAAATTATCAAATTGAACTTGCTTTTACTAATAAAATAGTAGAAGTGGGAAAACACTCTGCATTTGTGTATTTTTCAATCGATTATAAATAG
- the intB_5 gene encoding prophage integrase, with the protein MSRRLEVVARLQQRVTAIMRYAVQSGLIDYNPAQDMTGAVATGKRVHRAALELKRLPEFLQRIDDYKGRPLTKLAVKLTLLVFIRSSELRFARWDEIDFENSMWTIPAEREAIEGVKHSHCGSKMRTTSFIFFKPTSY; encoded by the coding sequence ATGTCTAGACGTCTTGAGGTGGTTGCACGTCTACAACAACGTGTGACAGCTATAATGCGTTATGCCGTACAAAGTGGTTTAATCGACTATAACCCAGCGCAAGACATGACTGGCGCAGTTGCCACTGGTAAACGAGTTCACAGAGCTGCATTAGAGCTTAAACGCCTACCTGAGTTCTTACAACGCATTGATGATTATAAGGGAAGACCTTTAACTAAACTTGCCGTCAAACTTACCTTGTTAGTCTTCATTCGTTCCAGTGAATTGCGCTTTGCTCGTTGGGATGAAATCGATTTTGAAAATTCTATGTGGACGATCCCCGCTGAAAGAGAAGCGATAGAAGGCGTTAAACACTCCCATTGCGGATCAAAAATGCGTACCACCTCATTTATTTTCTTTAAGCCGACAAGTTATTGA
- a CDS encoding transposase — MKKRTNRFYTTEFKQEAVALVTEQGYSVSKAAASLRITDKLLYNWKAKFDAEQSSSNLNSDERDELLRLRKENKELRMEKEILKKASALLLKKTK; from the coding sequence ATGAAAAAACGAACAAATAGATTTTATACCACGGAGTTTAAGCAAGAGGCGGTCGCATTAGTCACCGAGCAAGGTTATAGCGTGTCAAAAGCGGCAGCGTCTTTAAGGATCACCGATAAATTACTTTATAACTGGAAAGCAAAATTCGACGCTGAGCAATCCAGTAGCAACTTGAATTCAGATGAGAGAGATGAGCTATTAAGGCTGCGAAAGGAAAATAAAGAACTTAGGATGGAGAAAGAGATCCTAAAAAAAGCCAGCGCCCTCCTGCTAAAGAAAACCAAGTAG
- the ampH gene encoding beta-lactam binding protein AmpH, whose product MIPVALLTLNACSQRSSLPPATQPSMLNQQNNVPELAQWPTALSPNVSNARVLFDKYASQIYQKSNPQGMVIVMINNSQTLNRSFGTTTPESRHAPSMNSLIRIASITKLMTSEVMLKLQDDGKLLVTDPLQKYSYYGVDIPLVSTQSPIRLYHLATHTSGFPREQPGGKWGRPVFIWPTHGDRWNWLKKATLTSPAGDQASYSNLAYDLLADALVKASGKSYPQLLKHYVTQPAGMTNTTLTPTPTQCQRLLIGYKPSPCSDTIAAAGSGGVYSTPADMQRWMQGFLTSHNAVRKPTASKEQSVYFPRNQLSSIEGMDVAGRADGIGLGWVYMAPANGIPAIYQKTGGGGGFNTYMATIPELNIGVFVVITRKPNGTKFSEVTQGTNALVRALAKDFYQ is encoded by the coding sequence ATGATCCCGGTCGCTTTGCTGACATTGAATGCGTGTAGCCAGCGTTCATCATTACCACCAGCAACACAGCCTTCTATGTTAAATCAGCAGAATAATGTACCTGAACTAGCACAGTGGCCGACAGCATTAAGCCCCAATGTAAGCAATGCGCGTGTGTTGTTTGATAAATATGCATCGCAGATTTACCAAAAGAGTAATCCCCAAGGCATGGTTATTGTTATGATCAATAACTCTCAAACCTTAAACCGATCTTTTGGAACAACAACCCCAGAAAGCCGTCATGCACCATCAATGAACTCACTTATTCGCATTGCTTCGATTACAAAATTAATGACCAGTGAAGTCATGCTAAAGCTACAAGATGATGGAAAATTATTAGTTACTGATCCACTGCAAAAATATAGCTATTACGGCGTCGATATCCCATTAGTCAGTACTCAATCCCCTATCCGTCTTTATCATTTAGCAACCCATACTAGTGGTTTTCCACGAGAACAACCCGGTGGAAAATGGGGCAGACCTGTTTTTATTTGGCCGACCCATGGCGATCGTTGGAATTGGTTAAAAAAAGCGACATTAACATCGCCCGCAGGTGATCAAGCGTCATATTCAAATTTAGCCTATGACTTATTAGCGGATGCCTTAGTGAAAGCATCAGGTAAAAGTTATCCACAACTTTTAAAACACTATGTCACTCAACCCGCAGGTATGACCAATACCACATTGACGCCGACGCCCACACAGTGTCAGCGATTATTAATCGGATATAAACCAAGTCCATGTTCTGACACGATCGCAGCAGCGGGAAGTGGTGGCGTGTATTCAACGCCAGCAGATATGCAACGTTGGATGCAAGGCTTTTTGACCTCTCATAATGCGGTGAGAAAACCAACGGCGAGCAAAGAACAGTCTGTCTATTTTCCTCGTAATCAACTTTCTTCAATAGAAGGTATGGATGTTGCAGGGCGTGCCGATGGTATTGGTTTAGGTTGGGTCTATATGGCGCCAGCAAATGGAATTCCGGCTATTTACCAAAAAACAGGGGGTGGCGGCGGGTTTAATACTTATATGGCAACCATACCTGAATTAAATATTGGTGTATTTGTCGTTATCACTCGTAAGCCAAATGGCACTAAATTTAGTGAAGTAACTCAAGGCACAAATGCCCTTGTCCGCGCGCTGGCAAAAGATTTTTATCAGTGA
- the wapA_1 gene encoding Rhs family protein encodes MRYRYGPFDLLLATIRPDGTEIRFEYDSLTRLKKVINATGDVYSYERDKAGQIIREVDFAGREIQYRYDRLGRRIATRYPDNHELRYHYDETGLVTEQSIWLADDIEHKCLSTTTYQYNERLQLIRATNPDSVVEFEYNDQGHLCCERINGQEITHQWDEEHDILTQTRFGERELNYAFGQLHELTSLQVNQHAPLQFSYNALGQEFLRQSQAGFANSSHYTATGLLAHQRAGRGTESFLQSLHDNPLQPPISTDVHRGYQYDKAFNLVNIDDARWNRTQYRYNANDQIVETQYSNQFECQSEKFQYDNNLNITEHQFIPSDAQGAFLQLAQQQQKGRVTRRITAKGYQDYHYDINGRLTQKVVHQHGFRAKTWYYQWNTLNQLIACFNPEGECWRYTYDAFGRRLSKSKVVDNRPISPPNSPFKNKRIQRVDYLWSGDQMVQETPIYADGTPAYDSQIQWLYQPGEITPTARYQRGKLHYVVTDHQGTPREIFSEKGIISWAGRLNTWGQMAFWQSHDDYADNDSEYTECHFRFAGQYEDKESGLYYNRFRYYDKDTGQYISPDPIGLLGGFNPYGYVHCPTGWVDPFGLAGCPIREINGTKIYGKGQKDGTPGHDQFSEVIANKLAMSGQFKAIYLNRSYSFALGKRISARRPDVMAIDIHGKIHAIELASKTDMGTKLPLLTSRNHEVISKLPTKQQGKILILEHEYKHKDIKEILDKLILDILRNNN; translated from the coding sequence TTGCGCTATCGCTATGGCCCCTTTGATTTATTACTCGCTACAATACGCCCTGATGGGACGGAAATTCGCTTTGAATATGACTCACTCACTCGACTCAAAAAAGTCATCAACGCCACCGGTGATGTCTATTCTTATGAGCGTGATAAAGCCGGTCAAATCATTCGTGAAGTGGATTTTGCTGGACGTGAAATTCAATATCGCTATGACCGCTTAGGGCGACGTATTGCGACTCGTTATCCTGATAATCATGAACTCCGTTATCATTATGATGAGACAGGATTAGTCACCGAACAAAGCATTTGGCTTGCTGATGATATTGAGCATAAATGCCTTTCTACAACCACGTATCAATACAATGAACGTTTGCAACTTATTCGTGCCACCAATCCTGATTCGGTGGTGGAATTTGAGTATAACGACCAAGGACATTTATGTTGCGAGCGTATTAATGGACAAGAGATTACGCATCAATGGGATGAGGAGCACGATATTCTCACCCAAACCCGCTTTGGTGAGCGTGAACTTAATTATGCCTTTGGTCAACTTCATGAACTGACTTCACTGCAAGTCAATCAACATGCGCCCTTGCAGTTTAGCTACAACGCATTAGGCCAAGAGTTTTTACGCCAAAGCCAAGCGGGTTTTGCCAACTCCAGCCATTACACCGCCACCGGATTATTGGCCCATCAACGTGCAGGTCGAGGAACGGAGTCCTTTTTACAGTCATTACACGATAATCCACTTCAACCACCTATTTCGACCGATGTTCATCGAGGTTATCAATACGATAAAGCCTTTAATCTGGTCAATATCGATGATGCTCGCTGGAACCGCACACAATATCGCTATAACGCCAACGACCAAATTGTTGAAACCCAATACAGCAACCAATTTGAATGCCAAAGCGAGAAGTTTCAGTACGATAACAATCTGAACATCACAGAGCATCAGTTTATTCCATCTGATGCGCAAGGTGCGTTTTTACAACTGGCGCAGCAGCAACAAAAAGGCCGTGTCACTCGCCGTATCACCGCCAAAGGTTATCAAGACTACCACTACGACATTAATGGTCGATTAACGCAAAAAGTGGTTCATCAACACGGTTTTCGAGCAAAAACGTGGTATTACCAATGGAATACGCTTAATCAACTTATTGCCTGTTTTAATCCTGAAGGGGAATGCTGGCGCTACACGTACGATGCTTTTGGGCGACGCCTCAGTAAAAGTAAGGTAGTCGATAATCGCCCTATTTCACCGCCCAATTCACCGTTTAAAAATAAACGCATTCAGCGTGTCGATTACCTGTGGTCTGGCGACCAGATGGTGCAAGAAACTCCGATTTACGCCGATGGCACACCGGCTTATGATTCGCAAATCCAGTGGCTCTATCAACCCGGCGAAATCACTCCCACAGCCCGTTATCAACGTGGAAAACTGCATTATGTCGTCACTGACCATCAAGGCACTCCACGCGAAATCTTTAGCGAAAAAGGGATTATCAGTTGGGCAGGACGTTTAAATACCTGGGGACAAATGGCGTTTTGGCAATCTCATGATGATTATGCCGATAACGACTCCGAATATACCGAATGCCATTTTCGATTTGCGGGTCAATATGAAGATAAAGAAAGTGGCTTGTATTACAATCGCTTTCGCTACTATGATAAGGATACAGGGCAATATATTTCGCCTGACCCAATAGGATTATTAGGGGGCTTTAATCCGTATGGGTATGTGCATTGTCCGACTGGGTGGGTTGATCCGTTTGGGTTGGCGGGTTGTCCAATTAGAGAAATAAATGGTACAAAAATATATGGTAAAGGGCAAAAAGATGGAACTCCTGGTCACGATCAATTTTCTGAAGTAATAGCTAACAAATTAGCAATGAGTGGTCAATTTAAAGCTATTTATTTAAATAGATCATATTCTTTTGCTTTAGGAAAAAGAATATCAGCAAGACGCCCCGATGTTATGGCTATTGATATACACGGTAAAATTCATGCCATAGAATTAGCTTCCAAAACAGACATGGGAACAAAGTTACCATTGCTTACATCACGAAATCATGAGGTAATAAGTAAGTTACCAACTAAACAACAAGGAAAAATCCTTATTCTTGAGCATGAATATAAGCATAAAGATATAAAAGAGATATTAGATAAATTAATTCTGGATATATTAAGAAATAATAATTAG
- the smfA gene encoding fimbrial subunit — protein MTFKKLSIVGAAVALSLASFGSIADNNGVVNFVGSVVDSPCNIADESLNQTVKFGEISRVFLEQGNERERAFTIKLEQCNFDKFKKDENGDWLPVKTMKIQFDGRSYADATNTLLATDRTKANNVGIAIDSYKFGEATDILTKMRNKQGTNVLEFTALAKAVDASKEVKEGEFSAIADFRISYE, from the coding sequence ATGACATTTAAGAAATTAAGCATCGTTGGCGCTGCAGTGGCATTATCTTTAGCATCTTTCGGTTCTATTGCTGATAATAATGGCGTCGTTAACTTCGTTGGTTCTGTTGTTGATTCGCCATGTAATATTGCTGACGAAAGTTTAAATCAAACCGTTAAATTTGGTGAGATTTCTCGTGTGTTCTTAGAACAAGGTAATGAAAGAGAAAGAGCATTCACTATTAAATTAGAACAATGTAATTTCGACAAATTCAAAAAAGACGAAAATGGTGATTGGTTGCCTGTTAAAACAATGAAAATCCAATTTGATGGACGCTCATATGCAGATGCAACTAATACTCTGTTAGCAACTGACAGAACTAAAGCTAACAACGTTGGTATCGCGATCGACTCTTACAAATTTGGCGAAGCTACTGATATCTTGACTAAAATGCGTAATAAACAAGGTACTAACGTACTTGAGTTTACTGCTTTAGCTAAAGCAGTTGATGCATCTAAAGAAGTTAAAGAAGGCGAATTCTCTGCTATCGCTGACTTCCGTATTTCATACGAATAA
- the yjhP_1 gene encoding Uncharacterised protein, translated as MSEKCDVAACIGATWIAGGFAGTIELLAQSLKPGGLLLIGEPYWRQLPVSDEIAQSCGVSSLADFLTLPRLISAFDELGYDIVEMVLADQEGWDRYEAAKWLTMRHWLEENPDDDFALEIRQELTIAPKRHVTYTREYIGWGVFALMSR; from the coding sequence ATGAGCGAAAAGTGTGATGTAGCGGCTTGCATCGGTGCGACATGGATTGCAGGCGGATTTGCCGGGACGATTGAACTACTGGCTCAGAGCCTTAAACCAGGCGGGCTCTTACTCATCGGCGAACCCTATTGGCGTCAGCTACCCGTATCAGACGAGATAGCTCAGTCCTGTGGTGTCAGCTCGCTGGCTGATTTTCTTACGCTTCCTAGACTTATCAGCGCATTCGATGAACTCGGCTACGATATAGTAGAAATGGTACTGGCAGATCAGGAAGGTTGGGATAGGTATGAAGCTGCGAAATGGCTGACTATGCGCCATTGGTTAGAGGAAAACCCCGATGATGACTTTGCACTAGAAATTCGACAGGAATTGACTATTGCCCCTAAACGCCACGTAACTTATACGCGAGAATACATTGGCTGGGGAGTTTTTGCACTCATGTCCAGATAA